In Burkholderia gladioli, a genomic segment contains:
- a CDS encoding peroxiredoxin, with product MSVEIDRQIPDFTAPATGGDFTLSALNGKKLVLYFYPKDNTPGCTTEGLQFRDLYPKFKKAGAEIVGVSRDSLRSHDNFKAKLELPFPLISDPDETLCAMFGVMKLKKMYGKEVRGIERSTFLIDGDGVLRREWRGIKVPGHVDEVLGAVQAL from the coding sequence GTGTCCGTCGAAATCGACCGTCAAATTCCCGATTTCACCGCACCGGCGACCGGCGGCGATTTCACGCTGTCGGCGCTGAACGGCAAGAAGCTCGTGCTGTATTTCTACCCGAAGGACAATACGCCGGGCTGCACCACCGAAGGTTTGCAGTTCCGCGATCTGTACCCGAAGTTCAAGAAGGCCGGCGCCGAGATCGTCGGCGTCTCGCGCGACAGCCTGCGCTCGCACGACAATTTCAAGGCCAAGCTGGAACTGCCCTTCCCCTTGATCTCGGACCCCGATGAAACGCTCTGCGCGATGTTCGGCGTCATGAAACTGAAGAAAATGTATGGCAAGGAAGTGCGCGGCATCGAGCGCTCGACCTTCCTGATCGACGGCGACGGGGTACTGCGCCGCGAGTGGCGCGGCATCAAGGTGCCGGGCCACGTCGACGAGGTGCTCGGCGCTGTACAAGCGCTTTGA
- a CDS encoding polysaccharide deacetylase family protein: protein MARIVLKIDVDTLRGTREGVPNLARIFDRHAARATFLFSLGPDHTGWAMRRVLRPGFLKKVSRTSVVEHYGIRQLMYGVLLPGPDIGRRAVGEMRAIHEAGFECGIHTWDHVYWQDNVRSREREWTAREMGKSHARFIEIFGAPPVTHGAAGWQMNPAAFEQIDAWGMRYASDGRGHGPYRPVLAGRTLDHVQLPTTLPTLDEVLGIDGIDESNVAAHLLARTEHNPHDQVFTLHAELEGQKLAPVFEQLLAGWRAQGHTFATMGDYHAALDLDSLPSYPVTWGEIPGRSGELIVQPD from the coding sequence TTGGCCCGCATCGTCCTCAAGATCGACGTCGATACGCTGCGCGGCACGCGCGAGGGCGTGCCGAACCTGGCGCGCATCTTCGATCGCCATGCCGCGCGCGCGACCTTCCTGTTCAGCCTCGGCCCCGATCACACCGGCTGGGCGATGCGCCGCGTGCTGCGGCCCGGCTTCCTGAAGAAGGTCTCGCGCACCTCGGTGGTCGAGCATTACGGGATCCGCCAGCTGATGTACGGCGTGCTGCTGCCGGGGCCCGACATCGGGCGCCGCGCGGTGGGCGAGATGCGCGCGATCCACGAGGCCGGCTTCGAATGCGGCATCCACACCTGGGACCACGTCTACTGGCAGGACAACGTGCGCAGCCGTGAACGCGAGTGGACGGCCCGCGAGATGGGCAAGAGCCACGCGCGCTTCATCGAGATCTTCGGCGCGCCGCCCGTCACGCACGGCGCGGCCGGCTGGCAGATGAACCCGGCCGCCTTCGAGCAGATCGACGCCTGGGGCATGCGCTACGCCTCCGACGGCCGCGGCCACGGGCCGTATCGCCCGGTGCTGGCGGGCCGCACGCTGGATCACGTGCAGTTGCCCACCACCCTGCCGACGCTCGACGAGGTGCTCGGCATCGACGGCATCGACGAATCGAACGTCGCCGCCCACCTGCTGGCGCGCACCGAGCACAATCCGCACGACCAGGTGTTCACGCTGCATGCCGAGCTCGAAGGCCAGAAGCTCGCGCCGGTGTTCGAGCAACTGCTGGCCGGCTGGCGCGCCCAGGGTCACACCTTCGCGACGATGGGCGACTATCATGCCGCGCTGGACCTCGACTCGCTGCCATCGTACCCTGTCACGTGGGGCGAGATCCCCGGCCGCTCCGGCGAACTGATCGTCCAGCCCGACTGA
- a CDS encoding homoserine dehydrogenase, protein MEPIKVALLGFGTVGSGTFEVLRRNQEEIKRRAGRGIEITRIALRNPAKAQAALGGARVDLSTDFQAVVDDPSVSIVAEMIGGTGIARELVLRAIANGKHVVTANKALLAVHGSEIFAAAREKGVMVAFEAAVAGGIPIIKALREGLTANRIQYIAGIINGTTNYILSEMRDRGLDFATALKAAQELGYAEADPTFDIEGVDAAHKATIMSAIAFGVPVQFERAYVEGISKLAATDIRYAEELGYRIKLLGIARRTEAGIELRVHPTLIPEKRLLANVEGAMNAVVVHGDAVGTTLYYGKGAGAEPTASAVVADLVDVTRLHTADPEHRVPHLAFQPESLSNTPILPIEAVTSGYYLRLRVADETGVLADITRILAESGISIDALLQKESDQVDGGSDETDIILITHVTVERNVNAAIASIEALPTIRSKVTKLRMEALN, encoded by the coding sequence ATGGAACCGATCAAAGTCGCCCTGTTGGGCTTCGGCACCGTCGGCAGCGGCACCTTCGAGGTGCTGCGCCGCAATCAGGAAGAAATCAAGCGGCGCGCCGGCCGGGGCATCGAGATCACGCGCATCGCGCTGCGCAACCCGGCCAAGGCGCAGGCCGCGCTGGGCGGCGCGCGCGTCGATCTGAGCACCGATTTCCAGGCGGTGGTCGACGATCCCTCGGTCTCGATCGTCGCCGAGATGATCGGCGGCACCGGCATCGCCCGCGAGCTGGTGCTGCGCGCGATCGCCAACGGCAAGCACGTGGTGACCGCCAACAAGGCCCTGCTCGCCGTGCACGGCAGCGAGATCTTCGCGGCCGCGCGCGAGAAGGGCGTGATGGTCGCGTTCGAGGCCGCCGTGGCCGGCGGCATCCCGATCATCAAGGCGCTGCGCGAGGGCCTGACCGCCAACCGCATCCAGTACATCGCCGGCATCATCAACGGCACCACCAACTACATCCTGTCGGAGATGCGCGACCGTGGCCTGGACTTCGCCACCGCGCTGAAGGCCGCCCAGGAGCTCGGCTACGCCGAGGCCGACCCGACCTTCGACATCGAGGGCGTGGATGCCGCGCACAAGGCCACCATCATGAGCGCGATCGCGTTCGGCGTGCCGGTGCAGTTCGAGCGCGCCTACGTCGAGGGCATCAGCAAGCTGGCCGCCACCGACATCCGCTACGCCGAGGAACTCGGCTATCGCATCAAGTTGCTGGGCATCGCGCGCCGCACCGAGGCGGGCATCGAGCTGCGCGTGCATCCCACCCTGATCCCCGAGAAACGCCTGCTGGCCAATGTCGAGGGCGCGATGAACGCGGTGGTGGTGCACGGCGACGCGGTCGGCACCACGCTCTACTACGGCAAGGGCGCCGGCGCCGAGCCGACCGCCTCGGCCGTGGTGGCCGACCTGGTCGACGTCACGCGCCTGCACACGGCCGACCCGGAACATCGCGTGCCGCATCTCGCGTTCCAGCCGGAAAGCCTGTCGAACACGCCGATCCTGCCGATCGAGGCGGTCACCAGCGGCTACTACCTGCGCCTGCGGGTGGCCGACGAAACCGGCGTGCTGGCCGACATCACGCGCATCCTGGCCGAATCGGGCATCTCGATCGACGCGCTGCTGCAGAAGGAATCGGACCAGGTCGACGGCGGCAGCGACGAAACCGACATCATCCTGATCACGCACGTGACGGTGGAGCGCAACGTGAACGCGGCGATCGCGAGCATCGAGGCGTTGCCGACGATCCGTTCCAAGGTCACGAAGCTGCGCATGGAAGCGCTCAACT
- a CDS encoding formyltransferase has product MKPRAVVFAYHNVGVRCLQVLLARGVEVALVVTHEDSPSENIWFGSVASVAREHGIAVITPADPAGAELREAVAAAQPDFIFSFYYRHMLPVALLALAARGAYNMHGSLLPKYRGRVPTNWAVLRGETETGATLHEMAAKPDAGAILGQTAVPILPDDTAAQVFDKVTVAAEQTLWRVLPALLAGEAPHLPNDLSQGSYFGGRKPEDGRLDWSKPAAEVYNLIRAVAPPYPGAFTELHGRRFVVARARLAAPGSPAAQAARDLPPGLHVSDNALFGVCGDSRAVSILELREQHPGRPDHETVLSPAQFAQFIDSSRQS; this is encoded by the coding sequence ATGAAGCCGCGCGCGGTCGTCTTCGCCTATCACAACGTCGGCGTGCGCTGCCTGCAGGTGCTGCTCGCGCGCGGCGTCGAGGTCGCCCTGGTGGTCACCCACGAGGACAGTCCGAGCGAGAACATCTGGTTCGGCAGCGTCGCCTCGGTGGCGCGCGAGCACGGCATCGCGGTGATCACGCCGGCCGATCCGGCCGGCGCGGAACTGCGCGAGGCAGTGGCCGCCGCGCAACCGGATTTCATCTTTTCGTTTTACTACCGGCACATGCTGCCGGTCGCGCTGCTCGCGCTGGCCGCGCGCGGCGCCTACAACATGCACGGCTCGCTGCTGCCGAAGTACCGCGGCCGCGTGCCGACCAACTGGGCGGTGCTGCGCGGCGAGACCGAGACCGGCGCGACCCTGCACGAGATGGCCGCCAAGCCCGACGCGGGCGCCATCCTCGGCCAGACCGCGGTGCCGATCCTGCCCGACGACACCGCCGCCCAGGTGTTCGACAAGGTCACCGTGGCCGCCGAGCAGACGCTCTGGCGCGTGCTGCCGGCGCTGCTGGCCGGCGAGGCGCCGCACCTGCCGAACGATCTCTCGCAGGGCAGCTACTTCGGCGGGCGCAAGCCCGAGGACGGCCGCCTTGACTGGTCGAAGCCGGCCGCCGAGGTCTACAACCTGATCCGCGCGGTCGCGCCCCCTTATCCGGGCGCCTTCACCGAGCTACACGGCCGCCGCTTCGTGGTGGCCCGCGCGCGCCTGGCCGCGCCCGGCTCGCCCGCCGCGCAAGCCGCGCGGGATTTGCCGCCGGGGCTGCACGTAAGCGATAATGCGCTATTCGGCGTCTGCGGCGACAGCCGCGCCGTCTCCATCCTCGAGCTGCGCGAGCAGCATCCTGGCCGTCCGGACCACGAGACGGTCCTGTCTCCCGCTCAATTCGCGCAGTTCATTGATTCTTCCCGTCAGTCATGA
- a CDS encoding Mth938-like domain-containing protein, with the protein MKLHQDPSEALNTVTGYGPDYVDINLARHEHSVIVLPAAPVVAWPVDAFEALEARHFELLLDPSPEVVIFGSGARLRFPHPRLTAALAARRIGVETMDFQAACRTYNILMGEGRKVAAALLIERPAA; encoded by the coding sequence TTGAAACTGCATCAGGACCCGAGCGAGGCGCTCAATACCGTCACCGGCTACGGCCCCGACTACGTCGACATCAACCTGGCACGCCACGAGCACAGCGTGATCGTGCTGCCGGCCGCGCCCGTGGTGGCCTGGCCGGTCGACGCCTTCGAGGCGCTGGAGGCCCGCCATTTCGAGCTGTTGCTTGATCCGTCCCCGGAAGTCGTGATCTTCGGCAGCGGCGCGCGCCTGCGCTTCCCGCATCCGCGGCTGACCGCCGCACTGGCCGCGCGCCGGATCGGCGTCGAGACCATGGACTTCCAGGCCGCCTGCCGGACCTACAACATCCTGATGGGCGAAGGCCGCAAGGTGGCCGCGGCGCTGCTGATCGAACGTCCGGCCGCCTGA
- a CDS encoding bifunctional UDP-4-keto-pentose/UDP-xylose synthase, with translation MKAKKVLILGVNGFIGHHLSKRILETTDWEVFGMDMQTDRLGDLVNHERMHFFEGDITINKEWVEYHVKKCDVILPLVAIATPATYVQQPLRVFELDFEANLPIVRSAVKYRKHLVFPSTSEVYGMCSDEQFDPDASALTYGPINKPRWIYACSKQLMDRVIWGYGMEGLNFTLFRPFNWIGPGLDSIYTPKEGSSRVVTQFLGHIVRGENISLVDGGSQKRAFTYVDDGISALMKIIENPDGIASGKIYNIGNPHNNYSVRELANKMLELAAEFPEYAASAKQVQLVETTSGAYYGNGYQDVQNRVPKIDNTMQELGWAPQSTFDDALRNIFEAYRGHVADARALVEQQN, from the coding sequence ATGAAAGCAAAAAAAGTCCTGATCCTCGGTGTGAACGGCTTCATCGGCCATCACCTGTCGAAGCGCATTCTTGAAACCACCGATTGGGAAGTGTTCGGGATGGACATGCAGACCGATCGGCTTGGCGATCTCGTCAACCACGAGCGGATGCACTTCTTCGAAGGCGACATCACCATCAACAAGGAGTGGGTGGAGTATCACGTCAAGAAGTGCGACGTGATCCTGCCGCTGGTGGCGATCGCCACGCCCGCCACCTACGTGCAGCAGCCGCTGCGCGTGTTCGAGCTCGACTTCGAGGCCAACCTGCCGATCGTGCGTTCGGCCGTCAAGTATCGCAAGCACCTGGTGTTTCCGTCGACCTCCGAGGTCTACGGCATGTGCTCGGACGAGCAGTTCGACCCGGATGCCTCGGCGCTGACCTACGGCCCGATCAACAAGCCGCGCTGGATCTACGCCTGCTCCAAGCAGCTGATGGACCGCGTGATCTGGGGCTACGGCATGGAAGGCCTGAACTTCACGCTGTTCCGTCCGTTCAACTGGATCGGCCCGGGCCTGGACTCGATCTACACGCCCAAGGAAGGCAGCTCGCGCGTGGTCACGCAGTTCCTCGGCCACATCGTGCGCGGCGAGAACATCAGCCTGGTGGACGGCGGCTCGCAAAAGCGCGCCTTCACGTATGTCGACGACGGCATCAGCGCGCTGATGAAGATCATCGAGAACCCGGACGGCATCGCCTCGGGCAAGATCTACAACATCGGCAACCCGCACAACAACTACTCGGTGCGCGAGCTGGCCAACAAGATGCTCGAGCTGGCCGCCGAATTCCCCGAGTACGCGGCCTCGGCCAAGCAGGTGCAGCTGGTCGAGACGACCTCCGGCGCCTACTACGGCAACGGCTACCAGGACGTGCAGAACCGCGTGCCGAAGATCGACAACACCATGCAGGAACTCGGCTGGGCGCCGCAGTCGACCTTCGACGACGCGCTGCGCAACATCTTCGAGGCGTATCGCGGCCACGTGGCCGACGCGCGCGCCCTGGTCGAACAGCAAAACTGA
- a CDS encoding EamA family transporter has protein sequence MNPVSLVCIVTGVLLNACAQLLLKAGVNAVGHFEFSRANIIPVGFKIATQLPIIGGLGCYVLSVVVWIVGLSRVDVSIAYPMLSLGYVVNAFAAWYLFGEVLSMQRLIGIGIILIGVLVLARS, from the coding sequence ATGAATCCCGTCTCGCTCGTCTGCATCGTCACCGGCGTGCTGCTCAACGCCTGCGCGCAACTGCTGCTGAAGGCCGGCGTCAATGCCGTCGGCCATTTCGAATTCTCGCGCGCCAACATCATCCCGGTCGGCTTCAAGATCGCCACCCAGTTGCCGATCATCGGCGGGCTGGGCTGCTACGTGCTGAGCGTGGTGGTCTGGATCGTCGGCCTGTCGCGCGTGGACGTCTCGATCGCCTACCCGATGCTCTCGCTCGGCTACGTGGTCAACGCCTTCGCCGCCTGGTACCTGTTCGGCGAGGTGCTGTCGATGCAGCGCCTGATCGGCATCGGCATCATCCTGATCGGCGTGCTGGTGCTCGCGCGCAGCTGA
- a CDS encoding glycosyltransferase family 39 protein, whose product MTDTPSRLPLNRAVLLLILLGLALIWFGPLGLRHLIPSDEGRYAEMAREMFVTGDWITPRYNGYKYFEKPPLQTWLNALSFAWFGIGAWQARLYTALVSFGGILLVGYTGARVFNPVAGLCAAVVLAASPYWNLMGHFNTLDMGLSFWMTVTLCALLLAQRPGLATGATRGWMWLCWASMALAVLSKGLIGVILPGAVLVLYTLIARDWALWKRLHLVSGVVIFFAIATPWFVLVQQRNPEFFDFFFVVQQFRRYLTPEQNRPGPVYYFVAVLLVGFLPWLSIAVQSLRHAWRMPRQPNGFAPMMVLLVWSGFIFLFFSASHSKLVSYVLPIAPSLALVLGAYLPLVARERYRLHLIGYLLFLVAAAAGCAVLGQLGDERTPNSQYVEFQHWVWAALAVAFVLTLVALWVNRRGKAGIAATAFVFGLAWLLLGTIGGTGHDAFGRYSSGALLAPAIRAEFARLPPDTPFYAVEMLDHTLPFYVGHTTTLVAYQDELTFGISREPQKWVPTIEEWERRWRAEPAAIAVMRPERYEALLKAGLPMKLIARDNRRVVVEKPQS is encoded by the coding sequence ATGACCGATACGCCATCGAGGCTGCCGCTCAACCGTGCCGTACTCCTACTGATCCTGCTGGGCCTCGCGCTGATCTGGTTCGGCCCGCTCGGGCTGCGCCACCTGATCCCCAGCGACGAAGGCCGCTACGCCGAGATGGCGCGCGAGATGTTCGTGACCGGCGACTGGATCACGCCGCGCTACAACGGCTACAAGTATTTCGAAAAGCCGCCGCTGCAGACCTGGCTCAATGCCCTGAGCTTCGCCTGGTTCGGCATCGGCGCCTGGCAGGCGCGGCTCTACACGGCGCTGGTCAGCTTCGGCGGGATCCTGCTGGTGGGCTATACCGGCGCGCGCGTGTTCAACCCGGTGGCGGGCCTGTGCGCCGCGGTGGTGCTGGCCGCCTCGCCGTACTGGAACCTGATGGGCCACTTCAACACGCTCGACATGGGCCTGTCGTTCTGGATGACGGTCACGCTCTGCGCGCTGCTGCTGGCCCAGCGCCCGGGCCTCGCCACCGGCGCGACGCGCGGCTGGATGTGGCTGTGCTGGGCCTCGATGGCGCTCGCGGTGCTCTCCAAGGGCCTGATCGGCGTAATCCTGCCCGGCGCGGTGCTGGTGCTCTACACGCTGATCGCGCGCGACTGGGCGCTGTGGAAGCGCCTGCACCTGGTCAGCGGCGTGGTGATCTTCTTCGCGATCGCCACGCCCTGGTTCGTGCTGGTGCAGCAGCGCAATCCCGAGTTCTTCGACTTCTTCTTCGTGGTCCAGCAGTTCCGCCGCTACCTGACGCCCGAGCAGAACCGCCCGGGCCCCGTCTACTACTTCGTGGCGGTGCTGCTGGTGGGCTTCCTGCCCTGGCTGTCGATCGCCGTGCAGAGCCTGCGCCACGCCTGGCGCATGCCGCGCCAGCCCAACGGCTTCGCGCCGATGATGGTGCTGCTGGTCTGGAGCGGCTTCATCTTCCTGTTCTTCAGCGCCTCGCACTCGAAGCTGGTGTCCTACGTGCTGCCGATCGCGCCCTCGCTGGCCCTGGTGCTGGGCGCCTACCTGCCGCTGGTGGCGCGCGAGCGCTACCGCCTGCACCTGATCGGCTACCTCCTGTTCCTGGTCGCAGCGGCCGCGGGCTGCGCGGTGCTCGGCCAGCTTGGCGACGAACGCACCCCGAATTCGCAGTACGTGGAATTCCAGCATTGGGTGTGGGCGGCGCTGGCAGTCGCCTTCGTGCTGACCCTGGTGGCGCTGTGGGTCAACCGCCGCGGCAAGGCCGGCATCGCCGCCACCGCCTTCGTGTTCGGCCTCGCCTGGCTGCTGCTCGGCACCATCGGCGGCACCGGCCACGACGCCTTCGGCCGCTACAGCTCGGGCGCGCTGCTGGCGCCGGCGATCCGCGCCGAATTCGCCAGGCTGCCGCCCGACACGCCGTTCTACGCAGTCGAGATGCTCGATCACACGCTGCCTTTCTACGTCGGCCATACCACCACCCTGGTGGCCTACCAGGACGAACTCACGTTCGGCATCTCGCGCGAGCCGCAGAAATGGGTGCCCACCATCGAGGAATGGGAGCGCCGCTGGCGCGCCGAGCCCGCCGCGATCGCGGTGATGCGCCCCGAGCGCTACGAGGCGCTGCTCAAGGCCGGCCTGCCGATGAAGCTGATCGCGCGCGACAACCGCCGCGTGGTCGTCGAGAAGCCCCAATCCTGA
- a CDS encoding pyridoxal phosphate-dependent aminotransferase has translation MKPIQKSNKLLNVCYDIRGPVLEHAKRLEEEGHKIIKLNIGNLAPFGFEAPDEIIQDMIRNLPASSGYSDSKGVFSARKAVMHYTQEKGVKGVGLDDIYIGNGASELIVMATQALLNNGDEVLLPAPDYPLWTAAVSLSGGTPVHYMCDEQNGWMPDTDDIRRKITPNTKALVVINPNNPTGALYSDDLLRELIAIAREHGLLIFADEVYDKILYDGKTHTALASLTEDVITVTFNSLSKSYRSCGYRAGWMSVAGLNGENRARAKDYLEGLGILSSMRLCANVPGQFAIQTALGGYQSINELLVPSGRLYRQRELAYDMLTSIPGVSCVKPDAALYMFPRLDPKLYPIRNDQEFILDLLLKERVLLVQGTGFNWPTPDHFRVVFLPNIDDLTDSINRIARFLDGYRKRHAA, from the coding sequence GTGAAACCGATTCAGAAATCCAACAAGCTGCTCAACGTCTGCTACGACATTCGCGGCCCGGTGCTCGAGCACGCCAAGCGCCTCGAGGAGGAAGGGCACAAGATCATCAAGCTGAACATCGGCAACCTGGCGCCCTTCGGTTTCGAGGCGCCCGACGAGATCATCCAGGACATGATCCGCAACCTGCCGGCTTCGTCGGGTTATTCGGATTCGAAGGGGGTGTTCTCGGCGCGCAAGGCCGTGATGCACTACACCCAGGAAAAGGGCGTGAAGGGTGTCGGCCTGGACGACATCTACATCGGCAACGGCGCCTCGGAGCTGATCGTGATGGCCACCCAGGCGCTGCTCAACAACGGCGACGAGGTACTGCTGCCGGCGCCGGACTACCCGCTCTGGACCGCCGCGGTGAGCCTGTCGGGCGGCACGCCGGTGCACTACATGTGCGACGAGCAGAACGGCTGGATGCCCGATACCGACGACATCCGCCGCAAGATCACGCCGAACACCAAGGCGCTGGTGGTGATCAACCCGAACAACCCCACCGGCGCGCTGTATTCCGACGACCTGCTGCGCGAGCTGATCGCGATCGCGCGCGAGCACGGCCTGCTGATCTTCGCCGACGAGGTCTACGACAAGATCCTCTACGACGGCAAGACCCACACGGCGCTGGCCTCGCTCACCGAGGACGTGATCACGGTCACCTTCAACAGCCTGTCCAAGAGCTACCGCTCCTGCGGCTACCGCGCCGGCTGGATGTCCGTGGCCGGCCTGAACGGCGAGAACCGCGCGCGCGCCAAGGACTACCTGGAAGGGCTCGGGATCCTCTCGTCGATGCGGCTGTGCGCCAACGTGCCGGGCCAGTTCGCGATCCAGACCGCGCTGGGCGGCTACCAGAGCATCAACGAGCTGCTGGTGCCGAGCGGGCGCCTGTATCGCCAGCGCGAGCTCGCCTACGACATGCTGACCTCGATCCCGGGCGTGAGCTGCGTGAAGCCCGACGCGGCGCTCTACATGTTCCCGCGCCTGGACCCGAAGCTCTACCCGATCCGGAACGACCAGGAATTCATTCTCGACCTGCTGCTCAAGGAGCGCGTGCTGCTGGTGCAGGGCACCGGCTTCAACTGGCCCACCCCGGATCACTTCCGCGTGGTGTTCCTGCCGAACATCGACGATCTGACCGACTCGATCAATCGCATCGCGCGATTCCTCGACGGCTATCGCAAACGTCACGCGGCCTGA
- a CDS encoding glycosyltransferase: MTHPETRATNPEVSIVIPVYNEEDGLAALFARLYPALDALDATYEVIFINDGSRDRSAALLAEQFRKRPDTTRVVLLNGNYGQHMAILAGFEQSRGQIVITLDADLQNPPEEIGKLVHKMREGYDYVGTIRMQRQDSLFRRKASAAMNRLRERITRIKMTDQGCMLRAYNRQIIDTINRCGEVNTFIPALAYTFAQNPTEIDVAHEERFAGESKYSLYSLIRLNFDLVTGFSVVPLQWLSFVGVILSIGSAALFLLLLIRRFIVGAEVQGVFTLFAITFFLLGVIIFALGLLGEYIGRIYQQVRARPRYLIQTVLEERAERAHLPLPGTAGEAAR, translated from the coding sequence ATGACTCACCCTGAAACACGCGCCACGAACCCGGAAGTCTCAATCGTCATCCCCGTGTACAACGAGGAAGACGGGCTCGCCGCGCTCTTCGCCCGACTGTATCCCGCGCTCGACGCGCTCGATGCAACGTACGAAGTGATCTTCATCAACGACGGCAGCCGCGACCGCTCGGCAGCCCTGCTCGCCGAGCAGTTCCGCAAGCGCCCCGACACCACGCGCGTGGTCCTGCTCAACGGCAACTATGGTCAGCACATGGCGATCCTCGCCGGCTTCGAGCAGTCGCGCGGCCAGATCGTGATCACGCTCGACGCCGACCTGCAGAACCCGCCCGAGGAGATCGGCAAGCTGGTGCACAAGATGCGCGAAGGCTACGACTACGTCGGCACGATCCGCATGCAGCGCCAGGACAGCCTGTTCCGCCGCAAGGCCTCGGCCGCGATGAACCGGCTGCGCGAGCGCATCACGCGCATCAAGATGACCGACCAGGGCTGCATGCTGCGCGCCTACAACCGCCAGATCATCGACACCATCAACCGCTGCGGCGAGGTCAACACCTTCATCCCGGCGCTGGCCTACACCTTCGCGCAGAACCCGACCGAGATCGACGTCGCGCACGAGGAGCGCTTCGCGGGCGAATCGAAGTACTCGCTGTACAGCCTGATCCGCCTGAACTTCGACCTGGTCACCGGCTTCTCGGTGGTGCCGCTGCAATGGCTGTCCTTCGTCGGCGTGATCCTCTCGATCGGCTCGGCCGCGCTGTTCCTGCTGCTGCTGATCCGCCGCTTCATCGTCGGCGCGGAAGTCCAGGGCGTGTTCACGCTGTTCGCCATCACCTTCTTCCTGCTCGGCGTGATCATCTTCGCGCTGGGCCTGCTCGGCGAGTACATTGGCCGGATCTACCAGCAGGTGCGCGCGCGGCCGCGCTACCTGATCCAGACCGTGCTCGAGGAGCGCGCCGAGCGCGCCCACCTGCCGCTGCCGGGCACCGCCGGCGAGGCCGCGCGATGA
- a CDS encoding DegT/DnrJ/EryC1/StrS family aminotransferase, with protein MSQTSVPFLPLTRPEIDEETIQGVTEVLRSGWITTGPQNQRFEAALSEYCGGRPVRSFNSGTATLEIGLRIAGVGAGDEVITTPASWVATANVILEVGATPVFVDIDPATRNLDLDALERAITPRTKAVIPVYLAGLPVDMDRLYAIAREHKLRVIEDAAQALGSTWKGKRIGAFGDIVSFSFHPNKNVTSIEGGALVLNDEDEAILAQKYRLQGVTRTGLDGMDCDVLGGKYNLTDVAARVGLGQLAQIERFTEQRRRLARAYFAAFEASPAVALGVGLPLADFEHGNWHMFQITLPLERLSLTRGEFMAQLKEAGIGSGVHYPAIHLFTLYRARGFHEGMFPHAERFGASTVTLPLFTQMSEADVGRVVEAINQICERYGK; from the coding sequence ATGAGCCAGACATCCGTGCCGTTCTTGCCGCTCACCCGACCGGAAATCGACGAGGAAACCATCCAGGGCGTGACCGAGGTGCTCCGTTCCGGCTGGATCACCACCGGCCCGCAGAACCAGCGCTTCGAGGCCGCCCTGTCCGAGTATTGCGGCGGGCGCCCGGTACGCAGCTTCAACTCGGGCACCGCAACGCTCGAGATCGGCCTGCGCATCGCCGGCGTCGGCGCCGGCGATGAGGTGATCACCACCCCGGCGAGCTGGGTCGCCACCGCCAACGTGATCCTCGAGGTGGGCGCCACGCCGGTGTTCGTCGACATCGACCCGGCCACCCGCAACTTGGACCTGGACGCGCTCGAGCGCGCCATCACGCCGCGCACCAAGGCCGTGATCCCCGTCTATCTGGCCGGGCTGCCGGTCGATATGGACCGGCTCTACGCGATCGCGCGCGAACACAAGCTGCGCGTGATCGAGGACGCCGCGCAGGCGCTCGGCTCGACCTGGAAGGGCAAGCGCATCGGCGCGTTCGGCGACATCGTCTCGTTCAGCTTCCACCCGAACAAGAACGTCACCTCGATCGAGGGCGGCGCGCTGGTGCTCAACGACGAGGACGAGGCGATCCTGGCCCAGAAGTACCGCCTGCAGGGCGTGACGCGCACCGGCCTGGACGGCATGGACTGCGACGTGCTGGGCGGCAAGTACAATCTGACCGATGTCGCGGCCCGAGTCGGCCTCGGCCAGCTCGCGCAGATCGAGCGTTTCACCGAGCAGCGCCGGCGCCTGGCGCGCGCCTATTTCGCCGCCTTCGAGGCGAGCCCGGCGGTGGCGCTGGGCGTGGGCCTGCCGCTCGCCGATTTCGAGCACGGCAACTGGCACATGTTCCAGATCACGCTGCCGCTGGAGCGGCTCTCGCTCACGCGCGGCGAATTCATGGCGCAACTGAAGGAAGCCGGCATCGGCTCGGGCGTGCACTACCCGGCGATCCACCTGTTCACGCTCTATCGCGCGCGCGGCTTCCACGAAGGCATGTTCCCGCACGCCGAGCGCTTCGGCGCGTCGACCGTCACCCTGCCGCTGTTTACGCAGATGAGCGAGGCGGACGTCGGGCGCGTGGTCGAGGCGATCAACCAGATTTGCGAACGATACGGAAAATAA